Proteins encoded within one genomic window of Cucumis sativus cultivar 9930 chromosome 3, Cucumber_9930_V3, whole genome shotgun sequence:
- the LOC101216878 gene encoding LOB domain-containing protein 24 — MISGRCAACKYLRRRCPSDCIFSPFFPSNNPQRFTIVHRIYGASNVAKFLHQLPTHLRAEAAETLIFEAKCRIEDPVYGCVGIISQLQHELHVAETQLAKTRAEIACVASNVQEQPQPQDFAFEPIQGPNSVGFSQIGLSTPAHCFNSTFFLNS, encoded by the exons ATGATTTCTGGTCGTTGTGCAGCTTGTAAGTATTTAAGAAGAAGATGCCCTTCCGATTGtattttttcccctttctttccttccaaTAATCCTCAAAGATTCACCATTGTTCATCGAATTTATGGTGCTAGTAATGTTGCTAAATTCCTCCAT CAACTTCCTACACATTTAAGAGCAGAAGCAGCagaaactttaatttttgagGCAAAATGCAGAATTGAAGATCCAGTTTATGGATGTGTAGGGATTATTTCCCAATTACAACATGAATTACACGTGGCAGAAACCCAGTTGGCCAAAACTCGGGCTGAGATTGCTTGTGTGGCTTCCAATGTCCAAGAACAGCCTCAACCCCAAGATTTTGCATTTGAGCCCATCCAAGGCCCAAATTCTGTTGGGTTCTCTCAAATTGGGCTTTCCACTCCGGCCCATTGTTTTAATTCCaccttttttctaaattcataA